GCTGATCGGTGAATTGGTGATAGACGATAACGCCTTTGACTTCACCGTGTGAAATTCGGTATTGCAGGTCCTTCTGCCGCAGCATTTCCGAACTCGGGATGACGACAAGCCCTGCTTTCAAAGCACCCAGATAGACTGCATAAGCGTCAATCAGGCGGGGAATCATGACAAGGACTTTGTCTCCTTTTTGCAGGCCTTCTCCAAGCAGCGCATTTCCCACTTTGTTTACTCGTTCCATCAGGGAGTTATATGTAATATCATGTGACTGTCCCTTTTCATTCTCCCAGATAATGGCCGTTCTTTCTCCACCCGCAAACTTTTCCACTTCACTTGCTAAGTTGTACTCCTCCGGTGCGACCAACTCTTCCCTTTTCATTTTCATCCCTCCATGTAAGCATTTACATAATCTATTGTATCAAATATCTAAAAATTTTAAATATTAAAACATAATGTTATTTTAATATAATTATCAACATTAAAAGAGGAATGAGGTTTCCCTCATTCCTCTGCAGCCATTTTATTTATTTGTGGTGATGCTGATTAAAATTGTTGTCCCTGTCCGTTCATTTGAGATTGTGCCATAGATACGAGGCGCTTAGTGATTTCACCGCCTACAGAACCGTTAGCACGAGAAGTTGTTTCACCGCCAAGGTTTACACCAAACTCGTTAGCGATTTCATACTTCATCTGGTCGATAGCTTGCTGAACGCCAGGTACAAGAAGTTCATTTGAGCTGTTGTTTCTTGCCATGTCTTTCACCTCCTTGTATGCATAGAATGTGCCGGAACAGCAATTATCATTCACCTTTCTAATGGTAATTGTTTCTAACACCAGCATAGTAATAAAACTTTCAGTAAATAAGAAAAAGCTGGTTTGATGCGCATCTTTTCGAATCAATGCTTCTCTTCAGGAATGGTTATTGTGATTGTCAGGAGCATCATCCGTTGACAGTGAATTCAACTCCCTCTCTGCACATATAAAGGACGTGGCAGTTCTAAACAGCACATTTCTTATTCCACCGGCCTTCTCACTCATACTTCGCTGCATGGTTTGTCCCGTGAATCTTCATCTTACAAAATGCCGCACAAAGAAACTGCGATTGTATATTCAAGGAATGGTACTTCCTTTGGCTGCTTTATTACTCAACCAACAATCTGAACGAATGGAACCTTAGAAAAAAATTCCGGGCAATTTCTGCCCGGAATTTTTAAAAGAGGTCTTCTTCGAATTCTGTCGTATTTTCATTATGCGCCTCACTGTACCAGAGCGTCTCAGTACCTTCTACCGCTTCCTTCACAAGCCTGTCGACTTCAAGGTTCCCCTCATATTTCTCAGCAAACTCCTTTTTCGGCCTCGTTGCAGGTGAAGAAGGGAGGAAAACAGTGCAGCAGTCTTCATACGGCCTGATCGAAATGTCATATGTTTCAATGGCCCTGGAAATATCCATGATTTCAACTTTGTCCATTCCGATTAGAGGACGCAGAATCGGGTAGCTGGTTACAGAGTTGATTGTGTTCATACTTTCAAGTGTCTGACTTGCAACCTGCCCGAGGCTTTCACCTGTCGCAAGGGCCAGTGCATTTGTATTTCCGGCAACCCCTTCAGCAATGCGAAGCATCATTCTGCGCATGATGGTCATCGAATAATTTGGCGGAATGTGCTTATTGATTTCCTTCTGCACTTCCGTAAAAGGCACGACATGCAGCTTGATGCTGCCGCCATACGGAGTCAGTGCTTTTGCGAGGTCGATGACTTTCTGTTTTGCACGTTCACTCGTGTAAGGCGGACTTTCAAAATGAATAGCTTCCAGTTTGACGCCGCGTTTCATCGTCAGATATCCGGCAACAGGACTGTCAATACCACCGGAAAGCAGCAAAAGAACTTTGCCGCTCGAACCTACCGGCAGGCCGCCTGGCCCTTTAAAATCAAAACAGGTAATATATGTTTCCTGCTCACGGACTTCCACCCTAACATTGACATCAGGATTGTGGACATCCACTTTTAATGACTCACCGCTGTTTTTCAAAATGTAGCCGCCAATTTCCCTGTTTAATTCCTGGGAATTCACCGGGAATATCTTATGCGCCCGGCGGGAACTCACTTTGAACGTCTTCGCCTCGGGCTTGGCTTCCCTTAATGCGGACAGGGCGCCTTCTTTCATGGAATCGAGGTCATTATTGACCTTTACCGCAAGGCTGAAAGAATGGATTCCGAAAACCTGCTGGAGCCGCGCAGCAACTTCCTCGTGGCTCTCGCCGTGCAGTTCGATGAAAAGCCTGTCCCGTGATTTATTAAATTTAAGGTTTTTAAAAGGCTTTAACTTCCGCTTAATGTTTTGCCTGAGCTGATTGACAAATTGATGGCGGTTCCTTCCTTTTAATGAAAGTTCTCCAAACCTGATTAAAATATGATCATATTGCATAGTATTACCCCATTACTTTTTTTAGTTTCGGTACCACCTGAGAGAGTTCATTCAGGAAAATACGCACTTCTTCCTCTGTATTGCCAAAACCGGTACTCACCCTCACACCGCTTATTGCCCGCTCTTCGCCATAGCCGCAGGCCTCAAGGATGCGGCTTGCACTGGCAAGCTTTGAGGAACAGGCCGATTTTGTGGATACGTATATATCCTTTTCTCCCAGGGAATGAATCAAAACTTCGGGCTTGACGCCGGGAACGGAAAAATTGATAATGTGCGGCGCACTGTCAGCCGCCGGCGTGTTCACTTCTATCCCCTCGATTGCCGCCAATCCGTCCATCATTAACCTCTTTAAGTTCTGAAGATGTTTCAATCCCCCGTTCTCAGCACGTTCCATCGTCATGCGCAAAGCTTTTGCGGCCGCAACAATTCCGGGTACATTTTCAGTGCCAGCCCTGCTCCCGTCTTCCTGTTTCCCGCCGGAGAACATCGGAAAAAGCGAAACACCCTGACGGATATACATAAAGCCTGTGCCTTTCAGCCCGTTGAATTTATGGGAAGAAAAGGTGGCAAGGTCAACCCCGGCCTTTTTCAAAGGAAGCGGAACTTTCCCTGCAGCCTGAATCGCATCGATATGAAAAAGCGCCTTCGGGAAGGATTTTAAAACAGCGCCGATTTCTTCAATTGGCTGTATGCTGCCGATTTCATTATTGACATAAATGATGGAAACAAGAATCGTATCGTCCCGCATCGCTTTTTTTAAAGTACTTGCAGAAACTTTACCGTATTCATCAACAGGCAAATACGTGACTTCAAACCCAAATTCTTCAAGCTGCTTGAAGGCTTCATGGCTTGAGGCATGTTCAACTCCGGTCGTGATGATGTGTTTCCCTCTAGTCCTGTATTGAAGGGCGGCGCCTTTTATTGAGGTATTATTGCCTTCTGTTCCACCCGATGTGAAAACAATCTCTCCAGGCTGCAATCCGAGCAGTTTGGAAATATTCGTGCGGGCTTGTTCGACCAATTTTTCCGCTTGAATTCCCATTTGATGGAGTGAGGATGGATTTCCGAAATACTTCTGAGCCACGGTGGCGAATGCCTCGACAGCTTCTGGATATGGTTTTGTTGTTGCACTGTTGTCCAGGTAAATCATGACTATTTTTCCCTTCTATCCGTTTTAGCATTATTTAATCTTACCATAAAACACGCCCGTAAAAAAATTTTCGGCGAGCTCACTGAGTTAACAACAGGCCAACTTCTTCCTTTATTGTTCAAAACCATATCCACATCATATCAAGGTAAAGCCGCAGACAATTTTCAAGGCGGCCTGCCCAAAAGAAAAATGCAGCATGCAGCTGCATTTTTATACTTCCTGATATTCGCCGATCCACTGCTCCATTCTTTTCAAAGCGCCGGGTTCCACTTCCTCCACGGTTGAAGCGGCTTTCTCCAGAGCCGTTTCATATTCAAAATCCCGAAACGCCCGCTCCGCATAATCGAGCTGCTGGGCAACATGAGGATACCTGCTTCGGTACCGGTTTCCGTATTGAATGACCCTTTCAGCGAGATCAGCCTGTTCAAGCAGGTGCAATGTTTTGTCATGCACCTTTTCGACGTCCTTTTCGGCAATCTCG
The genomic region above belongs to Bacillus marinisedimentorum and contains:
- a CDS encoding cysteine desulfurase family protein produces the protein MIYLDNSATTKPYPEAVEAFATVAQKYFGNPSSLHQMGIQAEKLVEQARTNISKLLGLQPGEIVFTSGGTEGNNTSIKGAALQYRTRGKHIITTGVEHASSHEAFKQLEEFGFEVTYLPVDEYGKVSASTLKKAMRDDTILVSIIYVNNEIGSIQPIEEIGAVLKSFPKALFHIDAIQAAGKVPLPLKKAGVDLATFSSHKFNGLKGTGFMYIRQGVSLFPMFSGGKQEDGSRAGTENVPGIVAAAKALRMTMERAENGGLKHLQNLKRLMMDGLAAIEGIEVNTPAADSAPHIINFSVPGVKPEVLIHSLGEKDIYVSTKSACSSKLASASRILEACGYGEERAISGVRVSTGFGNTEEEVRIFLNELSQVVPKLKKVMG
- the thiI gene encoding tRNA uracil 4-sulfurtransferase ThiI, whose amino-acid sequence is MQYDHILIRFGELSLKGRNRHQFVNQLRQNIKRKLKPFKNLKFNKSRDRLFIELHGESHEEVAARLQQVFGIHSFSLAVKVNNDLDSMKEGALSALREAKPEAKTFKVSSRRAHKIFPVNSQELNREIGGYILKNSGESLKVDVHNPDVNVRVEVREQETYITCFDFKGPGGLPVGSSGKVLLLLSGGIDSPVAGYLTMKRGVKLEAIHFESPPYTSERAKQKVIDLAKALTPYGGSIKLHVVPFTEVQKEINKHIPPNYSMTIMRRMMLRIAEGVAGNTNALALATGESLGQVASQTLESMNTINSVTSYPILRPLIGMDKVEIMDISRAIETYDISIRPYEDCCTVFLPSSPATRPKKEFAEKYEGNLEVDRLVKEAVEGTETLWYSEAHNENTTEFEEDLF
- a CDS encoding alpha/beta-type small acid-soluble spore protein, which encodes MARNNSSNELLVPGVQQAIDQMKYEIANEFGVNLGGETTSRANGSVGGEITKRLVSMAQSQMNGQGQQF